The nucleotide window GGGTGGTCTTGCTGACAACTCTGGCATTTGGTGCCATTGGCTGGGTTGATGACTGGAAAAAACTGGTTAAGAAAGACCCTAAAGGGCTGAGTGCCCGCTACAAATATTTTTGGCAGTCTGTTGCTGCCTTGGTGAGTGCCTCAGCACTCTACTTTACTGCGGTGATTCCTGCGGAGACGGCATTCTATATGCCATTTTTTAAGGATGTTGTGATCAACCTGGGCGCGATGTTTATCGTGTTGAGCTATTTCGTGATCGTGGGTTCGAGCAATGCCGTCAATTTGACAGATGGCCTGGATGGTCTGGCGATTCTGCCAACCGTCATGGTGGCGGGTGCATTGGCGCTGTTTGCTTATGTGACCGGTCATGCTGGGTTTGCCAATTATCTTTCGATTGCCCACCTGCCCGGTGCGGGTGAAGTGGCTATTTTCTGTGCCGCCATCGTCGGTGCCGGGTTAGGTTTTTTGTGGTTCAACACCTACCCTGCGATGGTTTTTATGGGTGATGTCGGCGCACTGGCGCTGGGTGCGGCGCTGGGTGTAGTGGCGGTGGTATTACGCCAAGAGGTGGTGCTCTTCATTATGGGCGGAGTGTTTGTTATGGAGACGCTTTCGGTGATTATTCAGGTGGTCAGTTATAAGACCACCGGGCGACGAGTATTTCGTATGGCACCGCTACATCACCATTTTGAGTTAAAAGGGTGGCCTGAGCCGAGAGTCATTGTGCGTTTCTGGATTATAACCATCATTCTTGTTTTGATCGGTTTGGCTTCATTGAAGATTCGATAGCGGAGTATGCAAGTGAAATCAACAGCAGAGAGAGTACCGCAGCCGTTACCAACCCTGATTGTCGGGTTAGGTAAAAGCGGTCTCTCATGCGCGCAATTTTTGTCTCAACAAGGTGAGTCGGTAGCGGTGACGGATAGCCGGATTTCACCACCCGGCTTAGATGTTTTGCATGAGACCTTGCCCGATGTGCCGGTATTTGTGGGTGGTTTTGATGAAGCGGCTTTTGATGCGGCAGAGCGTCTGATTATCAGCCCAGGGGTCTCACTGCAGGAACCCTTAATCCAGAAGGCGCTGGCTCGTGGGGTTGAGGTGAGTGGAGATATTGCGCTGTTTGCCTCCTTAGCCCAAGCCCCGATCGCCGCGATTACTGGCTCAAACGGTAAGAGCACAGTCACCCTGTTGTTGACAGCGATGGCCGCCCGCAGCGGAAAGCGGGTGTTGGTGGGTGGGAATATTGGTATACCCGCTTTAGCGTTGTTGGCACAGCCGGTGCCCGACCTGTATGTGTTGGAGCTCTCCAGCTTTCAGCTTGAAACGGCCACAGAAGTTAATGCGGCGGTCGCAACGGTGTTGAACATATCAGAAGATCATAT belongs to Gammaproteobacteria bacterium and includes:
- the mraY gene encoding phospho-N-acetylmuramoyl-pentapeptide-transferase, producing the protein MLLWLADYLTQFHSGFNLFQYLTLRVILGVLTALVISLVVGPKMIRKLNEYQMGQPIRGDGPETHLVKEGTPTMGGALILVSIAISTLLWADLNNRYVWVVLLTTLAFGAIGWVDDWKKLVKKDPKGLSARYKYFWQSVAALVSASALYFTAVIPAETAFYMPFFKDVVINLGAMFIVLSYFVIVGSSNAVNLTDGLDGLAILPTVMVAGALALFAYVTGHAGFANYLSIAHLPGAGEVAIFCAAIVGAGLGFLWFNTYPAMVFMGDVGALALGAALGVVAVVLRQEVVLFIMGGVFVMETLSVIIQVVSYKTTGRRVFRMAPLHHHFELKGWPEPRVIVRFWIITIILVLIGLASLKIR